AAACCATTGAGCTTTGACTGAACGACTTTACTGTTCTTACTGAAGCCACTGGACAGTTGTTGGACTAGAATCATGAAACTGCTTCAAGACTCCGAACACACAAAGGCGACAAGAAAGGTAGGAAGgacattttgattatttatgcCTATGTGGATCATTTGGGATTATTCTTCTTCTGAGTGGAAAAGCCTTAGTTTCATTCATTAATCCTTAATATATTGTTTCTGTTTATCTACAGAGTCTCAAACCTCAGGTGGAGAGACGTCGAAGGGAGAGAATGAACCGCAGCCTGGAGAGTCTGAAGACTCTTCTGCTCCAGAAACAGGTAAAAGCCACGCGCCTTTAAGTTGGAAATATTTCCAGATGCACACAGTAAAACTCACCAGTATGCAGTCAGTTTATAGTCAAACATGTCCTGAACTCAAATCCACCAGTAGCGGTTGGAAATTATGGTTTTTAACAGAGGCTCAACATTTAAAGAAATTTCGGTCATGCGTAAAACGTGCGTAAAACGTGCGTAAGGTGGCGAGCCTTTACGCACAGCGCTTAAACGTAACGCTGAGATGATGTGTGGATTCAGGAACACGTTTTTTGCTTCACAGGACACGATGAACatatttcatttgttatttcaatagttttttttattgaatttcacattaaaagctaTGGTTTTACGCACACTGCAAATGACAGAAGTTAActctttgtgacttttttttttataggagGAGACTGAACGCAGAGTGGAGAAAGCTGAGATTCTCGAGCACACAGTTCTTTTCCTCCAGAAAACCGTCAAAGGAGACAcgacaggaggaggtggaggaggaggaggagggggaggacaGAAGCAGTCTTACCAAGACGGCTTCTCCACCTGCCTTCAGAGAGCAGCTCAGTTCCTGGGACCTCAGGGAAGAGGATTGTGGGTCGGTGCAGCGCTGGACGCGTCTTTTGCGTCTCGTTTCCCCCGCTCACATCCACAGACTCCGTCCCCCACCagccctctcctcctcagaaAGTCCTCCAGATCGATGCTACAGCTGCTGATGAACAGATCCGGACACAGACTGTGCGCACAGACAGCGACACTCAGCTGTGTACAG
The sequence above is a segment of the Solea solea chromosome 13, fSolSol10.1, whole genome shotgun sequence genome. Coding sequences within it:
- the LOC131471602 gene encoding transcription factor HES-5-like; translation: MKLLQDSEHTKATRKSLKPQVERRRRERMNRSLESLKTLLLQKQEETERRVEKAEILEHTVLFLQKTVKGDTTGGGGGGGGGGGQKQSYQDGFSTCLQRAAQFLGPQGRGLWVGAALDASFASRFPRSHPQTPSPTSPLLLRKSSRSMLQLLMNRSGHRLCAQTATLSCVQNSGAEVHPSPSSPQQQQPPHRLVSQSLWRPWP